One stretch of Variovorax sp. TBS-050B DNA includes these proteins:
- a CDS encoding ABC transporter permease: MLAYLLRRVLYAVPIMIGVALVCFLLVHIAPGDPLVSILPPDASAELQAQLRELYGFNRSLPEQFAMWLWRALHGDLGVSIASNRAVAGEVFTAVGNTLRLAVVATLIGFVLGCLFGFVAGYFRGSWIDRAASMLSVLGVSVPHYWLGMVMVIVFSSQLMWLPATGAGPGGSSDWAWDWAHQQFLVLPALTMSVIPMGIIARTVRALVAEILAQEFIVGLRAKGLTHFGVFRHMVKNAAPTALAVMGLQLGYLLGGSILIETVFSWPGTGFLLNSAIFQRDLPLLQGTILVLALFFVALNLLVDVLQTLLDPRIARA; encoded by the coding sequence ATGCTCGCCTACCTCCTGCGCCGCGTGCTCTATGCCGTGCCGATCATGATCGGCGTGGCGCTCGTGTGCTTCCTGCTGGTGCACATCGCGCCCGGCGATCCGCTGGTGTCGATCCTGCCGCCCGATGCCTCGGCCGAGCTGCAGGCGCAGCTGCGCGAGCTCTACGGCTTCAACCGCTCGCTGCCCGAGCAGTTCGCGATGTGGCTGTGGCGCGCGCTGCACGGCGACCTGGGCGTGTCGATCGCGAGCAACCGCGCGGTGGCGGGCGAGGTGTTCACCGCGGTGGGCAACACGCTGCGGCTCGCGGTGGTGGCCACCTTGATCGGCTTCGTGCTCGGCTGCCTGTTCGGCTTCGTCGCGGGCTACTTCCGCGGCTCGTGGATCGACCGCGCGGCCTCGATGCTCTCGGTGCTCGGCGTGAGCGTGCCGCACTACTGGCTCGGCATGGTGATGGTGATCGTGTTCTCGTCGCAGCTCATGTGGCTGCCGGCCACGGGGGCCGGGCCGGGCGGCTCGAGCGACTGGGCCTGGGACTGGGCGCACCAGCAGTTCCTGGTGCTGCCGGCGCTCACGATGTCGGTGATCCCGATGGGCATCATCGCGCGCACGGTGCGCGCGCTGGTGGCCGAGATCCTCGCGCAGGAATTCATCGTCGGCCTGCGCGCCAAGGGCCTGACGCACTTCGGCGTGTTCCGCCACATGGTGAAGAACGCGGCGCCCACGGCGCTGGCGGTGATGGGGCTGCAGCTGGGCTACCTGCTCGGCGGCTCGATCCTGATCGAGACGGTGTTCTCCTGGCCCGGCACCGGTTTTCTGCTGAATTCCGCCATCTTCCAGCGCGACCTGCCGCTGCTGCAGGGAACCATCCTGGTGCTCGCGCTGTTCTTCGTGGCGCTCAACCTGCTGGTCGACGTGCTGCAGACCCTGCTCGATCCGCGCATCGCGCGGGCCTGA
- a CDS encoding ABC transporter ATP-binding protein, producing the protein MKALDDIGGPAQPLLTITGLVKHFPLKKDPLGRGGGVVRAVDGVDFEVLKGETLGVVGESGCGKSTTARLLMQLIEPTRGEVVFDGREVGGRDLPLKEFRRQVQMVFQDSYASLNPRLTIEDSIAFGPQVHGVARRESVARARDLLARVGLEPRRFAERYPHELSGGQRQRVNIARALALQPRMVILDEAVSALDKSVEAQVINLLLDLKAEFGLTYVFISHDLHVVRYVSDRVMVMYLGQVAEIGPADALYDDPAHPYTRALLSSMPSMDPDHRTEAAALAGDPPNPIDPPAGCRFHPRCALAAPVCREVAPERIVTGSRHAVSCLVHEAGSGHPMAQQRRQAA; encoded by the coding sequence TTGAAAGCACTGGATGACATCGGCGGCCCCGCCCAGCCGCTCCTGACCATCACCGGCCTGGTCAAGCACTTCCCGCTCAAGAAGGATCCGCTCGGCCGCGGCGGCGGCGTGGTGCGCGCGGTCGACGGGGTGGACTTCGAGGTGCTGAAGGGCGAGACGCTCGGCGTGGTCGGCGAATCGGGCTGCGGCAAGTCGACCACCGCGCGGCTTCTGATGCAGCTCATCGAACCGACGCGCGGCGAGGTGGTGTTCGACGGCCGCGAGGTCGGCGGGCGCGACCTGCCGCTCAAGGAGTTTCGCCGCCAGGTGCAGATGGTGTTCCAGGACAGCTACGCCTCGCTGAACCCGCGCCTGACGATCGAGGATTCGATCGCCTTCGGCCCGCAGGTGCACGGCGTGGCGCGGCGCGAATCGGTGGCGCGGGCGCGCGACCTGCTCGCGCGCGTGGGGCTGGAGCCGCGGCGCTTCGCCGAGCGCTATCCGCACGAGCTTTCGGGCGGGCAGCGCCAGCGCGTCAACATCGCGCGCGCACTCGCGCTGCAGCCGCGCATGGTCATCCTCGACGAGGCCGTCTCGGCGCTCGACAAGTCGGTGGAGGCGCAGGTCATCAACCTGCTGCTCGACCTCAAGGCCGAGTTCGGCCTCACCTACGTCTTCATCAGTCACGACCTGCACGTGGTGCGCTACGTGAGCGACCGCGTGATGGTGATGTACCTCGGCCAGGTGGCGGAGATCGGGCCGGCCGATGCGCTCTACGACGACCCGGCGCATCCCTACACCCGCGCGCTGCTGTCGTCCATGCCTTCGATGGACCCCGACCACCGCACCGAGGCGGCCGCGCTCGCCGGCGATCCGCCGAACCCCATCGATCCGCCCGCGGGATGCCGCTTCCATCCGCGCTGCGCGCTGGCGGCGCCGGTGTGCCGCGAGGTGGCGCCGGAGCGCATCGTGACCGGTTCGCGCCATGCGGTGAGCTGCCTGGTGCACGAGGCGGGCAGCGGGCATCCGATGGCGCAGCAACGGAGGCAGGCCGCATGA
- a CDS encoding ABC transporter permease encodes MSALLAPAIAAAAPEPLPAQRSRGYWTSVLLRFARDPVAMGAAVVVLLLIGLAVFGPWLAPNDPYAASMLKRLKPIGTEGLWLGSDEQGRDMLSRLIVGARLSLFIGITPVVCAFVLGTVIGIVAGYAGGLTNTLVMRTIDVFYAFPSVLLAIALSGTLGAGVVNSLISLTIVFVPQIARVAESVTTQVRTRDYVEAARASGANAFTIVRVHVLGNVLGPIFVYATSLIAVSMILASGLSFLGLGVKPPEPEWGLMLNTLRTAIYVQPWVAALPGVMIFITSISFNLLSDGLRSAMDNKG; translated from the coding sequence ATGTCCGCCCTGCTCGCTCCCGCCATCGCCGCCGCCGCACCCGAACCGCTGCCGGCGCAGCGCTCGCGCGGCTACTGGACCTCGGTGCTGCTGCGCTTCGCGCGCGATCCGGTCGCGATGGGCGCGGCCGTGGTGGTGCTGCTGCTGATCGGGCTGGCGGTCTTCGGGCCCTGGCTCGCGCCGAACGACCCCTACGCCGCGTCGATGCTCAAGCGGCTCAAGCCGATCGGCACGGAAGGCCTGTGGCTGGGCAGCGACGAGCAGGGCCGCGACATGCTCTCGCGGCTGATCGTGGGGGCGCGGCTGTCGCTGTTCATCGGCATCACGCCGGTGGTCTGCGCCTTCGTGCTCGGCACGGTGATCGGGATCGTCGCGGGCTATGCGGGCGGGCTGACCAACACGCTGGTGATGCGGACCATCGACGTGTTCTATGCCTTCCCGTCGGTGCTGCTCGCGATCGCGCTCTCGGGCACGCTGGGCGCGGGGGTGGTCAACTCGCTGATCTCGCTGACCATCGTGTTCGTGCCGCAGATCGCGCGCGTGGCCGAGAGCGTGACGACGCAGGTGCGCACGCGCGACTACGTGGAGGCGGCGCGCGCCTCGGGCGCGAACGCGTTCACGATCGTGCGGGTGCATGTGCTGGGCAACGTGCTCGGGCCGATCTTCGTCTATGCCACGAGCCTGATCGCGGTCTCGATGATCCTGGCCTCGGGCCTCTCGTTCCTGGGCCTGGGCGTGAAGCCGCCGGAGCCCGAATGGGGCCTGATGCTCAACACGCTGCGCACCGCGATCTACGTGCAGCCCTGGGTCGCGGCGCTGCCGGGGGTGATGATCTTCATCACTTCGATCTCCTTCAATCTCCTGTCCGACGGGTTGCGGTCGGCGATGGACAACAAGGGGTAG